A genome region from Sphingomonas sp. BGYR3 includes the following:
- the pheT gene encoding phenylalanine--tRNA ligase subunit beta has protein sequence MKFTLGWLKSHLDTPADLPAILDALTRIGLEVEGVDNPADRFAGFTVARVLTAERHPQADKLQVLNVDTGSGTPLQVVCGAPNARAGLVGVLGLPGAVVPVNGMELKVSAIRGVESNGMMCSTRELELGEDHDGIIELPDDAPVGTPFPAYAGLDDPVIDVSITPNRQDCMGVRGIARDLAAAGIGTLKPLADVFGFPVEPMPGTGPAPDVRTDDPAGCPAFYAQSVSGVANGDAPDWIARRLTAIGQKPISALVDITNYVMIDLGRPLHVYDRAKLTGGLVARKAAAGEQVLALNGKTYTLDETMTVIADDVAVHDIGGVMGGEHSGCSETTTDVLIECAYFTPEHIAVTGQKLALTSDARQRFERGVDPAFLDDGLAIATRLVLSICGGVPSAITRAGQPPLEPRTVAFRPELAETLGGLSVPADRQRAILERLGFAVDGDVVTVPTWRRDVDGPADLVEEVIRIEGIDKVPSTPLPRTPGVATPTATPAQKLERRLRRTAAARGLSEAVTWSFIGEAQAAAFGGGAWTVANPIAADMKVMRPSLLPGLFGAADRNLRRGATSVRLFEIGRRYLANAERPTLTVLLAGERTPRGWTTGKAQPFGPFDAKAEALALLEAAGAPIANLQVMGEAGDAWHPGQSGTLRLGPKTVLAAFGMIHPATLKAFDLDGVAVAAVEVYLDAIPPKRASGFMRPAYAPPALQAVTRDFAFLVPADLVAGDLVRAIRGADKGAITDARLFDRFEKDGQLSLAVEVTLQPGDKSFTDAELKAIADKVVAAAAKLGATLRG, from the coding sequence ATGAAGTTCACCCTTGGCTGGCTGAAAAGCCATCTCGACACCCCTGCCGATCTGCCCGCGATCCTCGATGCGCTGACCCGCATCGGGCTGGAGGTAGAGGGCGTGGACAATCCCGCCGACCGGTTCGCCGGCTTCACCGTCGCGCGCGTGCTGACCGCCGAACGTCACCCGCAGGCCGACAAGCTTCAGGTGCTGAACGTCGATACCGGCAGCGGCACCCCGCTTCAGGTGGTGTGCGGCGCGCCCAATGCCCGTGCGGGGCTGGTCGGCGTGCTGGGCCTGCCCGGCGCGGTCGTGCCGGTGAACGGCATGGAACTGAAGGTTTCCGCCATTCGCGGCGTCGAATCCAACGGCATGATGTGTTCGACGCGCGAGCTTGAGCTGGGCGAGGATCATGACGGCATCATCGAACTGCCCGACGATGCGCCGGTCGGCACGCCGTTCCCTGCCTATGCCGGGCTGGACGATCCGGTCATCGACGTGTCGATCACGCCGAACCGCCAGGATTGCATGGGCGTGCGCGGCATCGCCCGCGATCTGGCCGCGGCCGGCATCGGCACGCTGAAGCCGCTGGCGGACGTGTTCGGCTTTCCGGTCGAGCCGATGCCCGGCACCGGCCCCGCACCGGACGTGCGGACCGACGATCCCGCGGGCTGCCCCGCCTTTTATGCGCAAAGCGTCAGCGGCGTCGCCAATGGCGATGCGCCCGACTGGATCGCCCGCCGCCTGACCGCCATCGGACAGAAACCGATCAGCGCGCTCGTCGACATCACCAATTACGTGATGATCGACCTTGGCCGCCCGCTGCACGTCTATGACCGGGCAAAGCTGACCGGCGGCCTCGTCGCGCGCAAGGCGGCGGCCGGCGAACAGGTGCTGGCCCTGAATGGCAAGACCTATACGCTGGACGAAACCATGACCGTCATCGCCGACGATGTGGCGGTGCACGATATTGGCGGCGTGATGGGCGGCGAACATTCGGGCTGTTCGGAAACGACCACCGACGTGCTGATCGAATGCGCCTATTTCACGCCCGAACATATCGCGGTGACGGGTCAGAAACTCGCCCTGACGTCGGACGCGCGGCAGCGGTTCGAACGCGGCGTCGATCCGGCGTTCCTTGACGATGGCCTGGCCATCGCCACGCGGCTGGTCCTGTCCATCTGCGGCGGCGTCCCCAGCGCGATCACGCGCGCGGGCCAGCCGCCGCTGGAACCGCGCACCGTGGCGTTCCGCCCCGAATTGGCCGAAACGCTGGGCGGCCTGTCCGTCCCCGCCGATCGTCAGCGCGCGATCCTGGAACGGCTGGGCTTTGCGGTCGACGGCGATGTCGTCACCGTTCCCACCTGGCGGCGCGATGTCGATGGCCCGGCCGATCTGGTCGAGGAAGTCATCCGGATCGAGGGGATCGACAAGGTTCCGTCCACCCCCCTGCCCCGCACGCCCGGCGTCGCCACGCCCACCGCGACCCCGGCGCAAAAGCTGGAGCGCCGCCTGCGCCGCACGGCGGCTGCGCGCGGCCTGTCCGAAGCCGTCACCTGGAGCTTCATTGGCGAGGCGCAGGCAGCGGCATTCGGCGGCGGTGCATGGACCGTTGCCAATCCGATCGCGGCGGACATGAAGGTCATGCGCCCCTCGCTGCTGCCCGGCCTGTTCGGCGCGGCCGACCGCAATCTGCGGCGCGGGGCGACCAGCGTGCGATTGTTCGAAATCGGCCGCCGCTATCTGGCCAATGCAGAGCGCCCGACGCTGACCGTCCTGCTGGCGGGCGAGCGCACGCCGCGCGGCTGGACGACCGGCAAGGCGCAACCCTTTGGCCCGTTCGATGCCAAGGCGGAGGCACTGGCCCTGCTGGAGGCGGCAGGCGCACCGATCGCTAATCTTCAGGTGATGGGTGAAGCTGGCGATGCATGGCATCCCGGTCAGTCGGGCACGCTGCGCCTGGGGCCGAAAACCGTGCTGGCCGCATTCGGCATGATCCATCCCGCAACGCTGAAGGCGTTCGACCTCGATGGTGTGGCCGTGGCAGCGGTCGAGGTTTATCTCGACGCCATCCCGCCAAAGCGTGCATCGGGCTTTATGCGCCCTGCCTATGCGCCCCCGGCGCTTCAGGCGGTGACCCGCGATTTCGCGTTCCTGGTTCCCGCCGATCTGGTCGCGGGCGATCTGGTCCGCGCGATCCGGGGTGCGGACAAGGGCGCGATCACCGACGCGCGCCTGTTCGACCGGTTCGAAAAGGATGGTCAGCTCAGCCTGGCGGTCGAAGTGACGCTGCAACCGGGCGACAAGAGCTTCACCGATGCGGAGCTGAAGGCGATTGCCGACAAGGTCGTGGCGGCCGCGGCAAAGCTGGGCGCGACGCTGCGCGGCTGA
- a CDS encoding SDR family NAD(P)-dependent oxidoreductase encodes MPTALITGATAGFGAAAARAFVSAGWQVIGTGRRAERLDALKAELGDAFLPLAFDVRDEAARNAALDGLPAAFAGIDLLINNAGLALGTEPAQQASLANWQTMIDTNISALVAITHKLLPVLIERKGAIINLGSIAGNYAYPGGNVYAASKAFVNHLSHVLRADLNGTGVRVTCIEPGMAETEFTVVRTGGNQQASDNLYAGVNPITSEDLADTMLWIATLPPHLNINRIEIMPVHQSFAGFAIHREGQG; translated from the coding sequence ATGCCAACCGCCCTCATCACCGGCGCAACCGCCGGGTTCGGCGCGGCCGCCGCGCGCGCCTTTGTCAGTGCCGGATGGCAGGTAATCGGCACCGGTCGCCGGGCCGAACGGCTGGATGCGCTGAAGGCTGAACTGGGCGATGCGTTCCTGCCGCTGGCGTTCGACGTGCGGGACGAAGCGGCGCGCAATGCAGCGCTGGATGGCCTTCCCGCCGCGTTTGCGGGCATTGACCTGCTCATCAACAATGCCGGCCTGGCGCTGGGGACGGAGCCTGCGCAGCAGGCCAGCCTCGCCAACTGGCAGACGATGATCGACACCAACATCTCCGCCCTGGTCGCGATCACGCACAAGCTGTTGCCCGTGCTGATCGAACGGAAGGGCGCGATCATCAACCTGGGTTCGATTGCCGGCAACTATGCCTATCCCGGCGGCAACGTCTATGCCGCCAGCAAGGCGTTCGTGAACCACCTGTCCCACGTCCTTCGCGCCGACCTGAACGGCACGGGCGTCCGCGTGACGTGCATCGAACCGGGCATGGCGGAAACCGAATTCACGGTGGTGCGCACCGGCGGCAACCAGCAGGCGTCGGACAATCTCTATGCCGGCGTGAACCCGATCACGTCGGAGGATCTGGCCGACACCATGCTGTGGATCGCCACCCTGCCCCCGCACCTCAACATCAACCGCATTGAGATCATGCCGGTGCACCAAAGCTTTGCCGGCTTTGCCATCCATCGGGAGGGACAGGGATGA
- a CDS encoding LysE family translocator: protein MSIQTWWLYVTAVFLISATPGPNMLHVMAQSIRHGVARSTISMAGLMLANIICLLASAAGLGALLRASPMLYEAMKLIGVAYLVWLGIKAWRAPVEAGAADTPRTGGSARSLFLTAMGTGFSNPKLIVFAAALFPQFIDTGRPVAPQLGILIATFTVIEAFWFTTYALGGRSLARYLAPPARQRLFNRATGGIFMAFGLALLGSRV from the coding sequence ATGTCCATCCAGACCTGGTGGCTTTATGTCACCGCCGTGTTCCTGATTTCGGCAACGCCGGGACCGAACATGCTGCACGTGATGGCGCAGAGCATCCGCCACGGCGTTGCCCGGTCGACCATTTCCATGGCCGGCCTGATGCTGGCGAACATCATCTGCCTGCTTGCCTCGGCCGCCGGCCTTGGCGCCCTGCTGCGCGCCTCGCCCATGCTGTATGAGGCGATGAAGCTGATCGGCGTCGCCTATCTCGTCTGGCTGGGCATCAAGGCGTGGCGCGCACCGGTGGAGGCCGGGGCGGCAGACACGCCGCGCACCGGCGGATCGGCGCGCAGCCTGTTCCTGACCGCGATGGGCACCGGCTTTTCCAATCCCAAGCTGATCGTCTTTGCCGCCGCGCTGTTTCCGCAGTTCATCGACACGGGCCGGCCCGTCGCGCCGCAGCTGGGCATCCTGATCGCCACCTTCACCGTGATCGAGGCGTTCTGGTTCACCACCTATGCGCTGGGCGGCCGGTCGCTGGCCCGATACCTGGCCCCGCCCGCGCGCCAGCGGTTGTTCAACCGGGCGACGGGCGGCATTTTCATGGCCTTCGGTCTGGCGCTGCTGGGCAGCCGGGTGTGA
- a CDS encoding UDP-2,3-diacylglucosamine diphosphatase — protein MATITRLPFGADINDLADFTRSAPSIPEKAVTQRRQYRTVWISDVHLGTRGCNAEMLIDFLDHVDSETMYLVGDIIDGWRLKKKFYWPAAHNDIVWRILKRARRGTRIVYVPGNHDEMFRQFTGLNFGGVEIKRQAIHETADGRRLLVLHGDEFDAITLSHRWLAHLGDAAYTFMMALNRWVNTYRRWANLPYWSLSKHAKKKVKNAVEFISNFEEIVAREAGTRGVDGVIAGHIHTADARMIDGIEYYNDGDWVEGCTALVEHFDGRMEILHWADEMALRDGVPPPMVETLAAA, from the coding sequence ATGGCGACCATCACCAGATTACCGTTCGGCGCGGACATCAACGACCTGGCGGATTTCACGCGGTCAGCGCCCAGCATCCCCGAAAAGGCTGTGACGCAGCGGCGGCAATATCGCACGGTGTGGATCAGCGACGTCCATCTGGGCACGCGCGGCTGCAACGCGGAAATGCTGATCGATTTCCTGGATCATGTCGACAGCGAGACCATGTATCTGGTTGGCGACATCATCGATGGCTGGCGGCTGAAAAAGAAGTTCTACTGGCCCGCCGCGCACAATGACATCGTCTGGCGCATCCTGAAACGCGCGCGGCGCGGCACGCGCATCGTCTATGTCCCCGGCAATCACGACGAAATGTTCCGCCAATTCACTGGCCTGAATTTCGGCGGGGTCGAGATCAAGCGGCAGGCGATCCATGAAACCGCAGACGGGCGTCGGTTGTTGGTGCTGCATGGCGATGAATTCGACGCGATCACCCTGTCCCACCGCTGGCTGGCGCATCTGGGCGATGCGGCCTATACATTCATGATGGCCCTGAACCGCTGGGTGAACACTTATCGGCGCTGGGCCAATCTGCCTTACTGGTCGTTGTCGAAGCACGCGAAGAAGAAGGTGAAGAACGCGGTGGAGTTCATTTCGAACTTCGAGGAGATCGTGGCGCGAGAGGCCGGAACGCGGGGCGTCGACGGCGTCATCGCCGGTCATATCCATACCGCCGATGCGCGCATGATCGACGGCATCGAATATTATAACGACGGAGACTGGGTGGAAGGGTGCACCGCGCTGGTGGAACATTTCGACGGCCGCATGGAAATCCTGCACTGGGCCGACGAAATGGCGCTGCGCGACGGTGTGCCGCCGCCCATGGTGGAAACGCTGGCGGCGGCATGA
- a CDS encoding glycosyltransferase family 1 protein translates to MRIALVTDAWEPQVNGVVRTLQSVRRVLEGQGHQVMVISPDRFYSVPCPTYPEIRLAMARTATIGAMLEAFRPDAIHLATEGPLCLAARRWCLRGDFPFTTAYHTQFPDYVSARTGIPAELIWRYIRWFHLPAQAVLASTPSIRQTLNDHGLTKVRHWGRGVDLTNFRPGIAPHPDMAALPGPVQLYVGRVAIEKNLEAFLKSTHPGSKVVVGDGPARASLEAAYPDALFLGPRFGAELAQCYSAADVFVFPSKTDTFGLVMIEALACGVPVAAYPVTGPIDVVTPEVGALDEDLTAAIAAALTRDRAACAAYGQGFTWEASAAQFLDALVPFDSVFRRAA, encoded by the coding sequence ATGCGGATCGCGCTTGTCACCGATGCCTGGGAACCTCAGGTCAATGGCGTGGTCCGCACCCTGCAATCCGTCCGCCGCGTGCTGGAGGGGCAGGGGCATCAGGTGATGGTGATCTCTCCCGACCGGTTCTATTCCGTGCCGTGCCCCACCTATCCCGAAATCCGGCTGGCAATGGCGCGCACCGCGACCATCGGTGCGATGCTGGAGGCGTTTCGCCCCGATGCCATCCACCTGGCGACCGAGGGGCCGTTGTGCCTTGCCGCGCGGCGATGGTGCCTGCGCGGGGATTTTCCGTTCACCACCGCCTATCACACCCAGTTTCCGGACTATGTGTCGGCACGCACGGGGATCCCGGCCGAGCTGATCTGGCGCTATATCCGCTGGTTCCACCTGCCGGCGCAGGCGGTGCTGGCATCGACGCCCAGCATCCGCCAGACGCTGAACGACCATGGCCTGACCAAGGTGCGCCATTGGGGCCGGGGCGTCGACCTGACCAATTTCCGGCCGGGCATCGCCCCGCATCCCGACATGGCCGCGCTGCCCGGCCCGGTGCAGCTGTATGTCGGGCGCGTCGCCATCGAAAAGAATCTTGAGGCGTTCCTGAAATCCACCCATCCGGGCAGCAAGGTGGTGGTCGGCGATGGGCCGGCGCGCGCGTCGCTGGAGGCGGCCTATCCCGACGCGCTGTTCCTGGGCCCGCGGTTCGGCGCGGAACTGGCGCAATGCTACAGCGCGGCCGATGTCTTCGTTTTCCCCAGCAAGACGGACACGTTCGGCCTAGTGATGATCGAGGCGCTGGCCTGCGGCGTTCCCGTCGCGGCCTATCCGGTGACCGGACCCATCGACGTGGTGACGCCAGAGGTCGGCGCGCTGGACGAGGACCTGACCGCGGCCATCGCCGCCGCGCTGACCCGCGACCGGGCCGCCTGCGCCGCTTATGGTCAGGGCTTTACGTGGGAGGCGAGCGCGGCGCAGTTTCTGGACGCGCTCGTCCCGTTCGACAGCGTGTTCCGCCGGGCGGCCTGA
- a CDS encoding dienelactone hydrolase family protein produces the protein MTHPFDADDATTLWADAPVEGAFSLAPDTRPAVVTAVARPVLLTYLPRNPNGRAMLVLGGGGYTALMVEREGVAVARWLTGLGYAAHVLIHRFPDAVGGPQAPVDDAMEAMRVIRAGGTVPGGVGVVGLSSGGHLAACLAASYPADWQPPASRHADQPTRPDAMIIGYAPISTNARGRTIIPDKPPLPPAEKQALYDALAPDAQLLPDPPPCFIVYSGNDPVVPVENARRLHGAMAAAGRDAELHIFADAPHGFALDTDGLPVAVWPRLCAAWLNQTGFC, from the coding sequence ATGACCCATCCGTTCGACGCCGATGATGCGACCACCCTGTGGGCCGATGCGCCCGTGGAGGGCGCCTTTTCGCTGGCCCCCGATACGCGCCCGGCGGTGGTGACTGCCGTGGCCCGCCCGGTGCTGCTGACGTACTTGCCCCGCAATCCCAATGGCCGGGCCATGCTGGTGCTGGGCGGTGGCGGCTATACCGCGCTGATGGTGGAGCGGGAGGGCGTGGCCGTGGCCCGATGGCTGACCGGACTTGGCTATGCCGCCCATGTGCTGATCCACCGCTTTCCCGATGCCGTCGGTGGCCCGCAGGCACCGGTCGACGATGCGATGGAGGCGATGCGCGTCATTCGCGCGGGCGGGACGGTCCCCGGGGGCGTCGGGGTGGTCGGCCTGTCGTCGGGCGGGCATCTGGCCGCGTGCCTTGCCGCATCCTATCCCGCCGACTGGCAGCCCCCGGCATCGCGGCACGCCGATCAGCCGACGCGGCCCGATGCCATGATCATCGGCTATGCCCCGATATCGACCAATGCGCGGGGGCGGACGATCATCCCGGACAAGCCGCCATTGCCGCCGGCCGAGAAACAGGCGCTGTACGATGCGCTGGCCCCCGATGCGCAGCTGCTGCCCGATCCGCCGCCCTGTTTCATCGTCTATTCGGGCAATGATCCGGTGGTTCCGGTGGAAAACGCGCGGCGGCTGCATGGCGCGATGGCAGCCGCCGGGCGCGATGCCGAACTGCACATCTTTGCCGACGCACCGCACGGCTTTGCGCTGGATACGGACGGACTGCCGGTCGCGGTCTGGCCCCGGCTGTGCGCGGCATGGCTGAACCAGACGGGGTTTTGCTGA
- a CDS encoding aldose 1-epimerase family protein, producing MQDWLAIGGGALTARINPFGAELSSLTDADGREWMTDADPAYWTGRSPLLFPIVGALNGGVYRHGGSEYALAQHGFARRRAFAVIDHGGNHARFRLVDDADSRAVYPFSFTLDAEYRIDGNALTIACTAANTGDTPMPVSFGYHPAFAWPLPGNVDKQGHVIEFDQPEPAPLARVSGGLIAGHDRPSPLIGGNRLPLDDALFVQDALVWDGPASRAVTYRSPGGASLRIDYADADKLGIWTKPGSRFICIEPWWGIADPAGFTGEISQKPGIRILAPGEARRFAMTITVFA from the coding sequence ATGCAGGACTGGCTGGCCATCGGCGGCGGCGCGCTGACCGCCCGGATCAATCCGTTCGGGGCGGAGCTGTCCTCCCTGACCGATGCCGATGGCCGCGAATGGATGACGGATGCGGACCCGGCATATTGGACCGGCCGCTCGCCATTGCTGTTCCCCATTGTCGGCGCGCTGAATGGCGGCGTCTATCGGCATGGCGGATCGGAATATGCCCTGGCCCAGCACGGCTTTGCCCGGCGGCGCGCCTTCGCGGTGATCGATCATGGCGGCAATCATGCCCGCTTCCGCCTTGTGGACGATGCGGACAGCCGGGCCGTCTATCCCTTTTCCTTCACGCTCGATGCCGAATACCGGATCGACGGCAATGCGCTGACCATCGCCTGCACCGCTGCCAATACGGGCGACACGCCGATGCCCGTCAGTTTCGGCTATCACCCGGCCTTCGCCTGGCCGCTGCCCGGCAATGTGGACAAGCAGGGGCATGTCATCGAATTCGACCAGCCCGAGCCTGCCCCGCTTGCCCGCGTATCGGGCGGCCTGATCGCCGGCCATGACCGGCCAAGCCCGCTGATCGGGGGCAACCGCCTGCCGCTGGACGACGCGCTGTTCGTTCAGGATGCGCTGGTCTGGGACGGACCGGCCAGCCGCGCCGTCACTTATCGCTCGCCCGGCGGTGCATCGCTCCGTATCGACTATGCCGATGCCGACAAGCTGGGCATCTGGACGAAACCCGGCTCGCGCTTCATCTGCATCGAACCCTGGTGGGGCATTGCCGATCCGGCAGGGTTTACCGGCGAGATCAGCCAAAAGCCGGGCATCCGGATCCTCGCACCGGGCGAGGCGCGCCGCTTCGCCATGACCATCACCGTCTTTGCCTGA
- the pheS gene encoding phenylalanine--tRNA ligase subunit alpha, with amino-acid sequence MSDLDQLRADLIPAIEQAPALDALESMRVSALGKQGSITALLKTLGGMTPEQRTSEGPRIHSLREAVTDAIAARKAVLEADALAAKLAAERVDLTLPADMPPPGGVHPVAQVMDELAEIFADMGFAVATGPEIEDDWHNFTALNIPETHPARAMHDTFYVDGPDGERRVLRTHTSPVQIRTMTSQKPPIRIIAPGRVYRSDSDATHTPMFHQIEGLVIDKGITLAHLKWTLETFLKAFFERDDIVLRLRPSYFPFTEPGVEVDVGFTWIKGKRVIGGDGNAADGGWMEVLGSGMVHARVLENCGLDPNEWQGFAFGTGVDRLAMLKYGMDDLRAFFDGDIRWLKHYGFGALDVPTLSGGVGA; translated from the coding sequence ATGAGCGATCTCGACCAACTCCGCGCCGACCTGATCCCGGCCATTGAACAGGCCCCCGCGCTGGACGCGCTGGAATCCATGCGCGTTTCGGCGCTTGGCAAGCAGGGCAGCATTACCGCGCTGCTCAAGACGCTGGGCGGCATGACGCCCGAACAGCGGACGAGCGAGGGGCCGCGCATCCATTCGCTGCGCGAGGCGGTGACCGACGCGATCGCCGCGCGCAAGGCGGTGCTGGAGGCGGACGCACTGGCGGCAAAGCTGGCGGCGGAACGCGTCGACCTGACCCTGCCCGCCGACATGCCCCCGCCGGGCGGCGTGCATCCGGTGGCGCAGGTGATGGACGAGCTGGCGGAGATTTTCGCCGATATGGGCTTTGCCGTCGCCACCGGGCCGGAGATCGAGGACGACTGGCACAATTTCACCGCGCTCAACATTCCGGAAACCCATCCGGCGCGGGCGATGCACGATACCTTTTACGTGGACGGCCCGGACGGCGAGCGTCGCGTGCTGCGCACCCATACCTCGCCGGTGCAGATCCGCACGATGACGTCGCAAAAGCCCCCCATCCGCATCATCGCGCCGGGCCGCGTCTATCGCAGTGACAGCGACGCCACCCACACGCCGATGTTCCATCAGATCGAGGGGCTGGTGATCGACAAGGGGATTACGCTGGCGCACCTGAAATGGACGCTGGAGACGTTCCTGAAGGCGTTTTTCGAACGCGACGACATCGTCCTGCGCCTGCGCCCCAGCTATTTCCCGTTCACCGAACCGGGGGTGGAGGTCGATGTCGGCTTCACCTGGATCAAGGGCAAGCGCGTGATCGGCGGCGACGGCAATGCGGCCGATGGCGGCTGGATGGAAGTGCTGGGCAGCGGCATGGTCCATGCCCGCGTGCTCGAAAATTGCGGGCTGGACCCCAATGAGTGGCAGGGCTTTGCCTTCGGCACCGGCGTCGACCGGCTGGCGATGCTGAAATACGGGATGGACGATCTGCGCGCCTTCTTCGACGGGGATATCCGCTGGCTGAAACACTATGGGTTCGGCGCGCTTGACGTGCCCACGCTGTCGGGGGGAGTGGGCGCATGA